A genomic region of Enterococcus sp. 12C11_DIV0727 contains the following coding sequences:
- the rpoC gene encoding DNA-directed RNA polymerase subunit beta': MIDVNKFESMQIGLASPEKIRSWSYGEVKKPETINYRTLKPEREGLFCERIFGPTKDWECACGKYKRIRYKGIVCDRCGVEVTRSKVRRERMGHIELAAPVSHIWYFKGIPSRMGLVLDMSPRALEEIIYFASYVVIEPGDTSLEKKQLLTEREYRDKRDQYGQGFSAAMGAEAVKQLLDNVDLDGEVAGLKEDLKSAQGQKRTRAIRRLDILEAFRASGNLPSWMVMDVIPVIPPDLRPMVQLEGGRFATSDLNDLYRRVINRNNRLKRLLDLNAPNIIVQNEKRMLQEAVDALIDNGRRGRPVTGPGNRPLKSLSHMLKGKQGRFRQNLLGKRVDYSGRSVIVVGPNLKMYQCGLPKEMAIELFKPFVMRELVQREIATNIKNAKRKIERGEDEVWDILEEVIQEHPVLLNRAPTLHRLGIQAFEPVLVEGRAIRLHPLVCEAYNADFDGDQMAVHVPLNEEAQAEARMLMLAAQNILNPKDGKPVVTPSQDMVLGNYYLTMEEDGREGEGMIFRDMNEAVLAWRNGYVHLHSRIGVQTTLLGDKPFTDWQKERILITTVGKIIFNEIMPVEFPYLNEPTDYNLTVQTPDNYFVEAGTDIPAHIKAQELVLPFKKKNLGNIIAEVFKRFHITETSKMLDRMKDLGYKHSTHAGMTVGIADIMVLHEKQEIIDDAHKQVENITKQFRRGLITDDERYERVIAVWNKAKDEIQQKLIESMDAKNPIFMMSDSGARGNISNFTQLAGMRGLMAAPNGRIMELPIISNFREGLSVLEMFISTHGARKGMTDTALKTADSGYLTRRLVDVAQDVIIREDDCGTDRGLVIQSIREGNEIIEPLEERLLGRYTRKAVMHPETGKMIIGEDQLISEDLAREIIDAGVETVTIRSVFTCNTKHGVCKHCYGRNLATGSGVEVGEAVGTIAAQSIGEPGTQLTMRTFHTGGVAGDDITQGLPRVQEIFEARNPKGQAVITEVTGEVIDISEDPATRQKEVTIKGKTDTRTYTVPYTARMKVAEGDTIHRGEPLTEGSIDPKQLLQVRDVLSVENYLLREVQRVYRMQGVEIGDKHIEVMVRQMLRKVRVMDPGDTEILPGTLLDIAEFKDRNYDTLVAGGVPATSRPVLLGITKASLETNSFLSAASFQETTRVLTDAAIRGKKDPLLGLKENVIIGKIIPAGTGMARYRNMEPKEVGVASENVYSISDIEAQMAAEDALNELNK, from the coding sequence TTGATCGATGTAAATAAATTCGAAAGTATGCAAATAGGTTTGGCTTCTCCAGAAAAGATCAGAAGCTGGTCTTACGGTGAAGTAAAGAAACCCGAAACGATTAACTACCGTACGTTAAAACCTGAACGTGAAGGTTTGTTCTGTGAACGCATTTTCGGCCCAACTAAAGACTGGGAATGTGCGTGTGGAAAATATAAACGTATTCGTTATAAAGGTATCGTTTGTGACCGTTGTGGTGTGGAAGTAACTCGTTCTAAAGTTCGTCGTGAACGTATGGGACACATTGAGTTAGCAGCACCCGTTTCACATATCTGGTATTTCAAAGGTATTCCATCTCGGATGGGTCTTGTGTTAGACATGAGTCCTCGTGCCTTAGAAGAAATCATTTACTTCGCATCATATGTAGTAATTGAACCAGGAGATACATCTTTAGAGAAAAAACAATTATTAACAGAGCGTGAATACCGTGATAAACGTGATCAATATGGTCAAGGATTTTCTGCTGCAATGGGTGCAGAAGCGGTTAAACAATTATTAGATAATGTTGATTTAGATGGCGAAGTTGCTGGCTTGAAAGAAGATTTGAAATCAGCTCAAGGCCAAAAAAGAACTCGTGCAATCCGTCGTTTGGACATTTTGGAAGCCTTCCGTGCTTCTGGAAACTTACCAAGCTGGATGGTTATGGATGTTATTCCTGTAATCCCGCCAGATTTACGCCCAATGGTTCAACTAGAAGGTGGACGTTTTGCGACAAGTGATTTGAATGACTTATACCGTCGTGTAATCAACCGTAACAACCGTTTGAAACGTTTATTAGATTTAAACGCACCAAACATCATTGTTCAAAATGAAAAACGTATGTTGCAAGAAGCAGTAGATGCGTTGATCGATAATGGTCGCCGTGGCCGTCCTGTAACAGGACCAGGTAACCGTCCTTTGAAATCTCTTTCTCATATGTTAAAAGGGAAACAAGGTCGTTTCCGTCAAAACTTACTAGGTAAACGTGTGGATTACTCTGGTCGTTCAGTTATCGTCGTAGGACCTAACTTAAAGATGTACCAATGTGGTTTACCAAAAGAAATGGCGATTGAATTATTCAAACCATTCGTGATGCGTGAATTAGTTCAACGCGAAATCGCAACCAACATCAAAAACGCAAAACGTAAAATCGAACGCGGCGAAGATGAAGTTTGGGACATCTTAGAAGAAGTTATCCAAGAGCATCCAGTATTGCTTAACCGGGCACCTACACTACACAGACTTGGTATCCAAGCCTTTGAACCAGTGTTAGTTGAAGGTCGTGCAATTCGTCTTCACCCGTTAGTGTGTGAAGCCTACAATGCCGATTTCGATGGGGACCAAATGGCTGTTCACGTTCCACTGAACGAAGAAGCGCAAGCTGAAGCACGTATGTTGATGTTAGCTGCTCAAAACATTTTGAATCCAAAAGATGGTAAACCAGTTGTAACACCTTCTCAAGATATGGTCTTAGGTAACTACTACCTAACTATGGAAGAAGATGGACGTGAAGGGGAAGGCATGATCTTCCGCGACATGAATGAAGCTGTTTTAGCATGGCGTAATGGATACGTGCATTTACATTCACGTATCGGTGTTCAAACAACATTACTTGGTGACAAACCATTTACGGATTGGCAAAAAGAACGTATTTTGATCACAACTGTAGGTAAGATTATCTTTAACGAAATCATGCCTGTAGAATTCCCATACTTGAATGAGCCAACTGACTACAACTTAACAGTGCAAACGCCTGATAATTACTTTGTAGAAGCGGGTACAGATATTCCTGCGCACATTAAAGCACAAGAATTAGTCTTACCATTCAAGAAGAAAAACTTAGGAAACATCATCGCTGAAGTCTTCAAGAGATTCCATATCACTGAAACTTCTAAGATGCTTGATAGAATGAAAGACTTAGGTTATAAACATTCTACTCATGCTGGTATGACTGTTGGTATCGCCGATATCATGGTCTTGCATGAGAAACAAGAAATCATCGATGATGCTCATAAACAAGTGGAAAATATCACGAAACAATTCCGTCGTGGTCTGATTACAGATGACGAACGTTATGAACGTGTTATTGCTGTTTGGAATAAAGCCAAAGATGAAATTCAACAAAAACTGATCGAAAGTATGGACGCTAAAAATCCTATCTTTATGATGTCAGATTCTGGAGCCCGTGGTAACATCTCCAACTTTACTCAGCTTGCTGGTATGCGTGGATTGATGGCCGCTCCAAACGGACGTATCATGGAATTACCGATCATCTCAAACTTCCGTGAAGGACTTTCTGTCTTGGAGATGTTTATCTCTACCCATGGAGCTCGTAAAGGGATGACCGATACAGCCTTGAAGACAGCCGATTCAGGTTACTTGACTCGTCGTTTAGTTGACGTTGCCCAAGATGTTATTATTCGTGAAGACGATTGTGGAACGGACCGTGGTCTAGTGATCCAATCTATTCGTGAAGGAAATGAAATCATTGAGCCGTTAGAAGAACGTTTACTTGGACGATATACCCGTAAAGCTGTTATGCATCCTGAAACTGGCAAAATGATCATCGGTGAAGATCAACTGATTTCAGAAGATCTTGCAAGAGAAATTATTGATGCTGGGGTTGAAACGGTAACGATCCGTTCCGTATTTACATGTAACACGAAACATGGTGTATGTAAACACTGTTATGGCCGTAACTTAGCAACTGGTTCAGGCGTTGAAGTTGGGGAAGCAGTTGGTACAATTGCTGCTCAATCAATCGGAGAGCCTGGTACTCAATTAACAATGCGTACGTTCCATACAGGTGGGGTTGCCGGAGATGATATTACTCAAGGTCTTCCTCGTGTCCAAGAAATCTTTGAAGCACGTAATCCTAAAGGTCAAGCAGTTATTACAGAAGTTACCGGTGAAGTAATCGATATTTCTGAAGATCCTGCAACACGTCAAAAAGAAGTAACGATCAAAGGAAAAACCGATACTCGTACGTACACTGTTCCTTATACAGCTCGTATGAAAGTGGCTGAAGGCGATACGATTCATCGTGGGGAACCGTTGACAGAAGGTTCGATCGATCCTAAACAATTACTACAAGTTCGCGATGTATTATCTGTTGAAAACTACCTATTACGTGAAGTACAACGTGTTTACCGTATGCAAGGGGTAGAAATCGGCGATAAACATATTGAGGTAATGGTTCGTCAAATGCTTCGTAAAGTTCGTGTCATGGATCCAGGTGATACTGAAATCTTACCAGGTACATTACTAGATATTGCTGAATTTAAAGATCGTAACTATGACACATTAGTAGCTGGTGGCGTTCCTGCAACAAGCCGTCCAGTCTTACTAGGAATCACAAAAGCATCATTAGAAACAAATAGTTTCCTATCTGCTGCGTCATTCCAAGAAACAACTCGTGTGTTAACAGATGCTGCGATTCGTGGTAAAAAAGACCCATTACTTGGTTTGAAAGAAAATGTTATCATTGGTAAGATCATCCCAGCTGGTACTGGTATGGCTCGTTACCGTAACATGGAACCAAAAGAAGTTGGCGTAGCAAGCGAAAATGTCTACAGTATCTCTGATATTGAAGCACAAATGGCTGCTGAAGATGCTTTGAATGAGTTGAATAAATAA